A single Verrucomicrobiia bacterium DNA region contains:
- a CDS encoding sulfate ABC transporter substrate-binding protein, translated as MRTIWSLLWLGIALSVSAKDVKLLNVSYDPTRELYQEYNVAFAKYWKEKTGVTVKIEQSHGGSGKQARAVIDGLEADVVTLALAYDIDAVARRARLLAPDWQKRLPQNASPYTSTIVFLVRKGNPRGIKDWADLVKPGIRIIPANPKTSGAARWTYLAAWGYALKQNGGDETKARAFVQQFYKNVPVLDTGARGATTTFVQRGIGDVLVGWENEAILSMKESGRGEFELVVPSISILAEPPVAVVDKNVKRHGATDVAQAYLEYLYTPEGQEIAAKHHFRPRHPAPTSQFAAQFTKLELFTIDDVFGGWQKAHKTHFADGGFYDQIQQANR; from the coding sequence ATGAGAACAATCTGGAGTCTGCTGTGGTTGGGAATCGCGCTCAGCGTTTCTGCCAAGGACGTCAAGTTGCTCAACGTCTCGTATGACCCGACCCGCGAGTTGTATCAGGAGTACAACGTCGCGTTCGCAAAATACTGGAAGGAAAAGACCGGCGTCACGGTGAAGATTGAGCAATCGCACGGCGGCTCGGGCAAACAGGCGCGCGCGGTGATTGATGGACTGGAAGCCGACGTGGTCACTCTTGCGTTGGCGTATGACATTGACGCCGTGGCGCGAAGAGCGCGCCTGCTGGCCCCTGACTGGCAAAAGCGATTGCCTCAAAATGCATCGCCCTACACTTCGACGATTGTGTTTCTTGTGCGCAAGGGCAATCCCAGGGGCATCAAGGATTGGGCGGACCTTGTGAAACCGGGCATTCGAATCATCCCGGCCAATCCGAAAACCTCGGGGGCGGCGCGTTGGACGTATCTCGCCGCTTGGGGTTACGCGTTGAAGCAGAATGGCGGCGATGAAACCAAGGCCCGGGCGTTCGTGCAACAGTTTTACAAGAACGTGCCGGTGCTGGATACCGGCGCGCGTGGCGCGACAACAACCTTCGTGCAACGCGGCATCGGCGACGTGCTCGTAGGCTGGGAAAACGAAGCCATCCTCTCGATGAAAGAATCGGGCCGCGGCGAATTTGAGCTGGTCGTGCCCTCCATCAGCATTCTGGCGGAGCCGCCGGTGGCGGTGGTGGATAAGAATGTCAAACGCCACGGCGCGACGGACGTGGCGCAGGCGTATCTCGAATATCTTTACACGCCGGAAGGGCAGGAGATTGCGGCCAAACATCACTTTCGACCGCGTCATCCAGCCCCGACCAGTCAATTTGCGGCCCAGTTCACGAAGCTGGAACTTTTCACAATTGACGACGTATTTGGCGGTTGGCAAAAGGCGCATAAGACGCACTTTGCCGATGGCGGTTTCTATGACCAAATTCAACAAGCCAACCGCTAG
- the cysW gene encoding sulfate ABC transporter permease subunit CysW, which translates to MAGILKRQNITGCAKSQRGAEESALTKWMLIGVAMVFCLVFLLLPLANVFVQACANGVGGYWRAISHPDAWAAMKLTLLIAAISVPLNVIFGLAAAWAIAKFEFRGKALLITLIDLPFSVSPVVAGLMFVVLFGLQGYFGAWLREHDLQVIFAVPGMVLATVFVTFPFVARELIPTMQSTGSDQEHAALALGASGWQTFWHVTLPGAKWGLLYGVILCNARAMGEFGAVRVVSGNIAGKTQTMPLRVESLNDEFQGQAAFAVASLLALLALVTLAFKTLLEWRQQREFERAQQEQVDG; encoded by the coding sequence ATGGCCGGAATTCTGAAACGACAAAATATCACCGGGTGCGCAAAATCTCAGCGCGGCGCGGAGGAATCGGCGTTGACCAAGTGGATGCTCATCGGCGTCGCGATGGTTTTCTGTCTCGTGTTTCTGTTGCTACCGCTGGCCAACGTGTTTGTGCAGGCTTGCGCCAACGGCGTGGGCGGCTACTGGCGGGCCATATCGCATCCGGACGCCTGGGCGGCCATGAAACTCACCCTGTTGATCGCGGCCATCAGCGTGCCGCTGAATGTCATCTTTGGTCTGGCGGCGGCCTGGGCGATTGCCAAATTTGAATTCCGCGGCAAAGCCTTGCTCATCACGCTGATTGATCTGCCGTTTTCCGTGTCCCCGGTGGTGGCGGGGCTGATGTTCGTGGTCTTGTTCGGGTTGCAGGGTTACTTCGGAGCCTGGCTGCGCGAACATGATTTGCAAGTCATCTTTGCCGTGCCGGGGATGGTGCTGGCCACAGTGTTTGTCACGTTTCCGTTTGTCGCGCGCGAATTGATTCCCACGATGCAATCCACCGGCTCGGACCAGGAACACGCGGCGCTGGCGTTGGGGGCCAGCGGGTGGCAAACCTTCTGGCACGTCACGCTGCCCGGAGCCAAATGGGGTTTGCTGTACGGCGTGATTTTGTGCAACGCGCGAGCGATGGGCGAGTTTGGCGCCGTGCGCGTGGTCAGCGGCAATATCGCCGGTAAAACGCAGACCATGCCGTTGCGGGTCGAGAGTTTGAATGACGAGTTTCAAGGACAGGCGGCGTTTGCCGTCGCCAGTTTGTTGGCGTTGCTCGCCCTGGTGACCTTGGCGTTCAAGACCTTATTGGAATGGCGTCAACAGCGGGAATTTGAACGGGCGCAGCAGGAGCAAGTAGATGGTTGA
- a CDS encoding four helix bundle protein, with the protein MFVFERLDTWRKAIDFADLVYRTTSSFPGEERFGLTSQMRRAAVSVSSNIAEGSSRFSKADFARFLELATGSVFEVVSQSFLARQQGFLNDADFQKLYAAAEEQGRMLSGLRNSQLKAR; encoded by the coding sequence ATGTTTGTTTTTGAACGATTGGACACGTGGCGGAAGGCGATTGATTTCGCCGATTTGGTTTATCGGACGACCAGTTCCTTTCCCGGGGAGGAGCGCTTTGGTCTGACCAGCCAGATGCGCCGCGCGGCCGTCTCTGTTTCCTCGAACATTGCCGAGGGCAGTTCACGTTTTTCCAAGGCGGATTTTGCCCGGTTCCTGGAGCTTGCCACGGGCTCCGTTTTTGAAGTGGTTTCACAATCATTCCTCGCCCGGCAGCAGGGTTTCTTGAACGACGCCGATTTTCAAAAACTTTATGCTGCGGCGGAAGAACAAGGGCGCATGTTAAGCGGTTTGCGCAACTCACAGTTAAAGGCCAGATGA
- a CDS encoding ABC transporter ATP-binding protein: MSIELKQITKKFGEVTAVAEVNFTVQEGELVGLLGPSGGGKTTVLRMIAGLEEPTAGDIFIRGQRVNDVSVRQRNIGFVFQNYALFRNMNVFKNIAFGLKVKKWKRADIVARVGELLAQFDLQGLDKRYPHQLSGGQRQRVAIARALAPKPSVLLLDEPFGAVDAKIRQELREWLVTLHHDLNVTTIFVTHDQEEAMEVSNRIVIFSKGRLEQTGAPREVYEQPVNEFVARFVGVMNVLEAEVQGGVARVNELQFITPGYAEGARLRLGFRPYAVQISTNLNLLPYRAVLRRTYFLGIMLRLELELASGLVLRSRMTKEEYSQLGLYDGVKVSLRIKNYRVLATEHSRLTPELESEYQPPPTFGENI, from the coding sequence ATGAGCATCGAACTTAAACAGATCACCAAAAAATTTGGCGAAGTGACGGCCGTGGCGGAGGTGAACTTTACCGTCCAGGAAGGTGAATTGGTCGGTTTGCTGGGGCCCAGCGGCGGCGGCAAAACCACCGTGCTCCGCATGATTGCCGGACTGGAGGAGCCGACGGCCGGGGATATTTTTATTCGCGGACAACGGGTGAACGACGTGTCGGTCCGGCAGCGCAACATCGGCTTCGTGTTTCAAAATTATGCGTTGTTCCGGAACATGAACGTGTTCAAGAACATTGCGTTCGGCTTGAAGGTTAAAAAGTGGAAACGCGCCGACATCGTGGCGCGGGTCGGCGAATTGTTGGCGCAGTTTGATTTGCAAGGCTTGGACAAGCGTTATCCGCACCAGTTATCGGGCGGACAACGCCAGCGGGTGGCGATTGCGCGCGCCTTGGCGCCCAAGCCCAGCGTGTTGTTGCTGGACGAACCGTTCGGCGCCGTGGACGCGAAGATTCGCCAGGAGCTGCGGGAGTGGTTGGTCACCTTGCATCACGATCTGAACGTGACCACGATTTTTGTGACGCACGATCAGGAGGAGGCGATGGAAGTCTCCAACCGGATCGTCATTTTCTCGAAGGGCCGGCTCGAACAAACCGGGGCGCCGCGGGAAGTGTATGAACAGCCGGTCAACGAGTTTGTGGCGCGATTTGTCGGCGTGATGAATGTGTTGGAGGCGGAAGTGCAGGGCGGCGTGGCCCGCGTCAACGAATTGCAATTCATCACTCCTGGTTACGCTGAAGGCGCGCGCCTGCGTCTCGGTTTCCGTCCGTACGCCGTGCAAATTTCCACGAATCTGAATCTGCTTCCCTATCGCGCGGTCCTGCGGCGCACGTACTTCCTGGGGATCATGCTCCGGCTGGAATTGGAGCTGGCCAGTGGGCTGGTGCTGCGCAGTCGCATGACCAAGGAGGAGTATTCGCAGTTGGGACTATATGACGGAGTGAAAGTCTCTCTGCGGATCAAAAACTACCGGGTGCTGGCCACTGAACATTCCCGTCTGACTCCGGAGTTGGAATCCGAGTATCAACCGCCCCCGACCTTTGGCGAAAATATCTGA
- the sugE gene encoding quaternary ammonium compound efflux SMR transporter SugE — MSWVILIIAALFEITWAVSLKFTDGFTRLWPSVGTIVALAISVGLLGVATKSLPIGTAYAVWTGIGAVGTVLCGIAFLGDPTTPIRLVCVGFIILGILGLKITS; from the coding sequence ATGTCATGGGTCATTCTTATCATCGCGGCGCTATTCGAAATCACCTGGGCGGTCAGCCTCAAATTCACTGATGGGTTTACTCGTTTGTGGCCGAGTGTGGGCACCATCGTCGCATTGGCCATCAGCGTTGGATTGCTTGGCGTCGCGACCAAGTCATTGCCTATTGGCACCGCGTATGCCGTTTGGACTGGAATTGGAGCGGTCGGCACGGTGCTCTGCGGCATCGCCTTTCTCGGAGACCCGACCACGCCGATCCGACTGGTGTGCGTTGGGTTCATCATTCTCGGCATCCTCGGCCTTAAAATCACCTCGTAA
- a CDS encoding FHA domain-containing protein gives MARLRKLNDGGPAEILELHLGANLFGRDQECDFPINHASVSARHCELILSADGVLLRDFDSTNGTFVNDAPVRQAVLLPGQILRVGSVAFVVEDVEVKITIPAIDHVVPAPPVVLPDGVMLCQRHPNAKVTHRCSHCHSVLCDHCVTRIRRKGGKTLKLCKLCSHPVAALDSDWSKSKSFWSKLRRIATHKFPFIHRGKSE, from the coding sequence ATGGCGCGTTTGCGAAAACTGAATGACGGCGGCCCGGCCGAAATCCTGGAGTTGCACCTCGGAGCGAACCTCTTCGGGCGCGACCAGGAATGTGATTTTCCCATCAACCATGCGTCCGTGTCAGCGCGCCATTGTGAATTGATTTTATCCGCCGATGGAGTGTTATTGCGCGATTTCGATTCCACCAATGGCACTTTTGTCAACGATGCGCCGGTGCGTCAGGCGGTTTTGCTGCCCGGCCAAATCCTGCGGGTGGGCAGTGTGGCTTTCGTAGTCGAGGACGTGGAAGTAAAGATTACGATTCCGGCCATTGATCACGTCGTGCCGGCGCCGCCCGTGGTTTTGCCCGATGGGGTGATGCTCTGCCAACGCCATCCGAACGCCAAAGTGACCCATCGCTGCTCGCACTGTCATTCCGTCTTGTGCGACCACTGTGTCACGCGAATCCGCCGCAAAGGCGGCAAGACACTTAAACTTTGCAAGCTGTGCAGTCATCCGGTTGCGGCGCTGGATTCCGACTGGTCCAAGTCGAAATCGTTTTGGTCCAAGCTCCGGCGCATCGCCACGCATAAATTCCCTTTTATCCACCGTGGAAAATCTGAATGA